Proteins from a single region of Acidovorax sp. NCPPB 3576:
- the purM gene encoding phosphoribosylformylglycinamidine cyclo-ligase produces the protein MSSSDSSTPISYKDAGVDIDAGDALVERIKPLAKKTMREGVLAGIGGFGALFEVPKRYQEPVLVSGTDGVGTKLKLAFEWNMHDTVGIDLVAMSVNDVLVQGAEPLFFLDYFACGKLDVDTAAAVVGGIARGCELSGCALIGGETAEMPGMYPAGEYDLAGFAVGAVEKSKILTGRAVAAGDVVLGLASAGVHSNGFSLVRKCIERAGDSAPATLDGKPFKQAVMEPTRLYVKNVLAALAKHPAPQDAASAGGIKALAHITGGGLLENIPRVLPEGLAAHLKAGSWPQTELFAWLQKTAGIDDIEMNRTFNNGIGMVVVVSASEAEATAATLRSLGETVYTIGTIAERGDGAPVVVG, from the coding sequence ATGAGCTCCTCCGACTCCTCCACCCCCATCTCCTACAAAGACGCTGGCGTCGATATCGATGCCGGCGACGCGCTGGTCGAGCGCATCAAGCCGCTCGCCAAGAAGACCATGCGCGAGGGCGTGCTGGCCGGCATCGGCGGTTTCGGCGCCCTGTTCGAGGTGCCCAAGCGCTACCAGGAGCCGGTGCTGGTGAGCGGCACGGATGGCGTGGGCACCAAGCTCAAGCTGGCCTTCGAATGGAACATGCACGACACCGTGGGCATCGACCTGGTCGCCATGAGCGTGAACGACGTGCTGGTGCAGGGTGCCGAACCGCTGTTCTTCCTCGACTACTTCGCCTGCGGCAAGCTGGACGTGGACACGGCCGCGGCCGTGGTGGGCGGCATCGCCCGGGGCTGCGAGCTGTCGGGCTGCGCCCTGATCGGCGGCGAGACGGCAGAAATGCCCGGCATGTACCCCGCCGGCGAGTACGACCTGGCCGGCTTTGCGGTCGGCGCGGTCGAAAAATCCAAGATCCTCACCGGCAGGGCCGTGGCGGCCGGCGACGTGGTGCTGGGCCTGGCCTCGGCCGGCGTGCACTCCAACGGATTCAGCCTGGTGCGCAAGTGCATCGAGCGGGCCGGCGATTCAGCCCCCGCCACGCTGGACGGCAAGCCGTTCAAGCAAGCGGTCATGGAACCCACGCGCCTGTATGTGAAGAACGTGCTGGCCGCGCTGGCCAAGCACCCTGCGCCGCAGGATGCGGCATCGGCCGGCGGCATCAAGGCCCTGGCCCACATCACGGGCGGCGGCCTGCTGGAGAACATTCCGCGCGTGCTGCCTGAGGGCCTGGCCGCGCACCTGAAAGCCGGCAGCTGGCCGCAGACCGAGCTGTTCGCCTGGCTGCAGAAGACGGCCGGCATCGACGACATCGAGATGAACCGCACCTTCAACAACGGCATCGGCATGGTGGTGGTGGTCTCGGCGTCCGAAGCCGAAGCCACGGCCGCCACGCTGCGCTCGCTGGGCGAGACGGTCTACACGATCGGCACCATCGCCGAACGCGGCGACGGCGCGCCCGTGGTGGTGGGCTGA
- a CDS encoding AI-2E family transporter — protein sequence MAAALLLVMWQGLLPGLLCACLGFLLTRWLAPRLAWPPGRSVRRPSGSGATAGQVIAAAVVMLAPLSLIVLAASHSRSYIVEAPQQYRELLDFLARTVLELRLKLPPDIASHLPEGAVEIQRTIAGYLGAKAGALAMAGRAWLSGLLHAYVGLLIGALAAVRTLDGARGPLAEALSARITWFGEAFRQIVAAQFWIAAFNTLLTAIFLLGVLPLWDLQLPYTPALITLTFLAGLVPIVGNLLCNAVITIVGLSVSPAAAIACLAFLILIHKAEYVINAKVVGQRTHMGVWELLAVMFVAEAVFGPAGLVAAPLFYAYLKKELQAAQLV from the coding sequence ATGGCTGCGGCCCTGCTGCTGGTGATGTGGCAGGGTCTGCTGCCCGGCCTGCTGTGCGCCTGCCTGGGGTTTCTGCTCACGCGCTGGCTGGCGCCGCGCCTGGCCTGGCCGCCGGGGCGCAGCGTGCGCCGGCCGTCCGGCAGTGGCGCCACGGCAGGCCAGGTGATCGCGGCGGCCGTGGTCATGCTGGCGCCGCTGTCGCTCATCGTGCTGGCGGCCTCGCATTCGCGCAGCTACATCGTCGAGGCGCCGCAGCAGTACCGCGAACTGCTCGACTTTCTGGCCCGCACAGTGCTGGAGCTGCGCCTCAAGCTGCCGCCCGACATCGCCTCGCACCTGCCCGAGGGCGCGGTGGAGATCCAGCGCACCATCGCCGGCTACCTGGGCGCCAAGGCGGGCGCACTGGCCATGGCCGGCCGCGCGTGGCTCAGCGGCCTGCTGCATGCCTACGTGGGCCTGCTGATCGGGGCCCTGGCCGCCGTGCGCACGCTGGACGGGGCCCGCGGACCGCTGGCCGAGGCGCTCTCGGCGCGCATCACCTGGTTCGGCGAGGCCTTCCGCCAGATCGTGGCGGCGCAGTTCTGGATCGCGGCGTTCAACACGCTGCTGACGGCGATCTTCCTGCTGGGCGTGCTGCCGCTGTGGGACCTGCAGCTGCCCTACACGCCCGCGCTGATCACGCTCACCTTCCTGGCGGGGCTGGTGCCGATCGTTGGCAACCTGCTGTGCAACGCGGTCATCACCATCGTGGGGTTGTCGGTGTCGCCGGCCGCGGCCATCGCCTGCCTGGCGTTCCTGATCCTGATCCACAAGGCCGAATACGTCATCAACGCCAAGGTGGTCGGCCAGCGCACCCACATGGGCGTGTGGGAGCTGCTGGCGGTGATGTTCGTGGCCGAGGCGGTGTTCGGCCCCGCCGGGCTGGTGGCAGCGCCGCTGTTCTACGCGTACCTCAAGAAGGAACTGCAGGCAGCGCAGCTCGTCTAG